CCCTACCCTTTATAAGGGATTGGGGGAGGGGCGGGGGAGGGGGTAAGGGCCTGTGGCCCTTAGCCCCCTCCCCCGATCCTTTTCCGGTTCCCTTGCTCAACTCAGCCGCTCCATGCCGGGGGCTTTGGGGAAGGAGCCCAGGAGTTTGAACCAGGCGCTCAGGTGGCGGATTTCCTCCAGGGCCTGGCCCACGTGGGGGTCGGCCTGGTGGCCGTCCAGGTCCACGAAGAAGAGGTAGCGCCAGGCTTCGGTCTTCATGGGGCGGGAGACGATGCGGCTCATGTTGATTTCCCGTTCCGCCAGGGGGCGTAGGGTATGGTATAGGGCGCCGGGTACGTCGTCCACCGCGAAGATGATGGAAGTCTTGTCGGAGCCGGTGGGGCCCGGCGCGTCGGGGCCGATGACGAAGAAGTGGGTGACGTTGCCGGGGTGGTCTTCGATGCGTTTCTCGATGACCCGAAGGTCGTAGAGGGGTGCTGCAAAGGCGCTGGCGATGGCTGCCGAGTTGGGATTTTTGGCGGCTTTCTGGGCCGCGGCGCCGGTGGAGGCCACTTCCAGCACCGGGATGTCCGGTAAATGCGTGGCCAGCCAGCGGCGGCATTGGGCGAGGGCCTGGGGGTGGCTGTAGATCACCTCCACATCCGAAATCTGGCCGGAGCGGGAGAGGAGATCGTGGCTGATCTCCAGGTAAATCTCACCGCAGATGCGCAGGGAGTTTTCGGCAAAGAGGTCCAGGGTTTCGTTCACCACGCCTTCGGTGGAGTTCTCGATGGGCACCACGCCGTAGTGGTATTTCTCCTTGCTCACCTCGCTGAAGACTTCCCGGATGGTGGCCATAGGCCGGTAGCGGGTGGCGTGGCCGAATTTCTTCAGGGCCGCCAGGTGGGAGAAGGTGGCCTCCGGCCCCAGGAAAGCCACGGACAGGGGCGCCTGGATCTCCCGGGCGGCGGAGATGATCTCCCGGAAGATGTTGCGCAAGGCCGCAGAAGTGAGCGGCCCCGGGTTTTTGTGCAGCAGGTGGGCCAGCACTTCCTCTTCCCGGCGGAAATCCAGGGTGCGCTGGCCCTCCCGGTTCTTGATCAGCCCGATCTCCTGGGCCAGGGCCTGGCGGCGGTTGAGGAGCGCCAGCAGCTCCTCGTCCACCTGGTCGATGGCGGCTCGCAGCCGTTCTTTGTCCGTCATGGTCATTTCTCGGTGATGGTTTCCGTGACTTTATGGCCGAAATGGCGCCCGGCTTCCTCCAGGGCGGCCAGCACCTCCTCCCCGGGCTTTAAGGCCACGATGGAGACGGCCTCGCCCCCAGGCCGGGTGAGGCGGATGGTCTCAGCGTTCTGCAGGATGGTGCTGAACTCCTTCCCGTCGGCTTCGGCGGTCACCAGCATCAGGGGTCGGCTCTCCACCTTCACCCGGCCCACCACCGCCGGCCGGGTGCTGCCGTCGTGGCGCACCACCAGGACCTCATCCCCCGCTTTCAGCTCCCCCAGATAGCGGGTCTTGCCGCCGGTGACCCGGATGTAGGCGTGTACCGGTCCGGCGTTCACCCGGAAGGGTCGGGGCGCCACGTAGGGGTTTTCCAGGGACTCGGCGTGCACCAGAAACAGCCCCCCGGAAGAGTTGCCCACCAGCATGCCTTCCCCCAACCCCAGGTTGGAGCAGGTGTCCACGCACACCCGGTCCCCCATCCCCAAGGGTTTGAGGCCGGTGATGCGGGCCACCGTCAGGGCCACTGGCGGGGAGGCCTCTTTCACCAGACGGGCCACCGCCTTGATGACGGAGGGGTCCCGGCTTGCTACCACCACGCCGTCCACGCCCTTCTCCAGCACCCCCAGAGCGGTGCGGGCCTCTTCGGGGCTGGCCACCTCCACAAAGATATTGCCGCTTTGGGCCACCAGGTTTTCCAGGGGGATGATGGTCCAGTCCGGGGTGCGGACAATGACCGGCAGCTCCCGGGCCAGGCGGATGACCTCCGCTTCGTCCTCGGTGGAGGTCACCGTCACTTCCGCCACCTGCCGCCCCGGCACCAGGTCGCCGTCTTCGGCCACCACTGTGATGAGGCCCAGGGCTTTGACCTCCGCAGCTTTCCCTGGCGGCACCCACACCGCGTCGGCGCCGGACTCCAGGGCGGTGGTCACCAGTTTCTTGTCCCAGGGGTCGATCTTCACCCACAGCTTTTTCATGGGTTCTCTGCCTCAACTGGCCGCCCGGCGGCCCACTTCCACGGCGCTCAGGAAACCCAAGGCCTCATCCACGCTGGCGTTTTCATGCACGATGAGGCTGATGGCTCCCACCATGCGGGCCGGATCCCGGTGCTGGAAGATGTTGCGGCCGATGGAGACTCCGGCCCCGCCGGCCTCGATGGAATCCTTCACCATCTCCAGGATCTCCCGGTCCGAGTTCATCTTGGGGCCGCCGGCGATGACCACCGGCACGGGGCAGCCCCGCACCACCTCCCGGAAGGACTCCACCGAGCCGGTATATGAGACCTTGATGATGTCGGCGCCCAGCTCCGCCCCCAGCCGGGCCACGTGCTTGATGACCGCGGCATCGTATTCGTTCTTGATCTTTTCCCCCCGGGGGTACATCATGGCCAGGACCGGCATGCCCCAATCCCGGGCGTGGCGGCAGACCAGCCCCAGGTCGCTCAGCATCTCCTTTTCCGAGCCGTTGCCGATGTTGACGTGGATGCTCACCGCGTCCGCGCCCAGCTTGATGGCCTCCTCCACGGTGCACACCAGGGTCTTGGCGTTGGGGAAGGGTGAGAGCACTGTGGAGCCCGAGAGATGAATGATGAGCCCCACATCCTTGCCCCGGCGGCGATGGCCGCCCTCCACCAGGCCCTTGTGAATGACGATGGCGTTGGCGCCTCCGGAGGCCACCGCATTGACGGTGGTCTTCATGTCGATGAGGCCCTCGATGGGTCCCACCGTCACCCCGTGGTCCATGGGGACGATGACGGTGCGTCCCGTCTCCCGGTTCATAATGCGTTCCATGCGGATGAGTTTGCCGATCACGTCGCCTCCTCCCGCCGGGGCACCGGGGGCCGGCCCAACAAAAAAGCCGTGGCCCCCTCTGGTGCGCCACGGCTTTTAAAAGTTTGCTGGTTTGTGCTGTTAAGGACTTTTAAAAGTCGAGGCGCACCTGTAGCCCCAAAAATAATAGTAGCTAAAATAAAAGCCACGGAGCTGGAGCCCAAGGTGCATGTGAATTTTTCCTCGACTTGATTCATGCTAAATTTTTTGCGCCGGGGCTGTCAAGCTTTTTTTGTGTGTCTGAAGGGATGGGCAGGGGAAATGGGCTTCACGCTCTCCACTCAGACACCCCACCCCCTATAAAGGGTTGGGGGAGAGGGTCCGGGAGAGGGGGCAGGGGCCAGTGGTCCCTGGCCCCCTCTCCCGGAAATTGGCTCATTCAGCCGACTGACTGGGAAAAGCGGCCCCCGGTTTCCCCTTAAAGCGCTTTACCGCTTTATATTTAGTTAAATGCTCCGGCCTGACCCGGTCAGGCAGGATGCCGGTGTCAGCTGTGTTATTTTGAGAGGAGGGATGGGGCTCCTAGGGCCCCCGTCCTCCCTTTAAATACCTCACCCCCATAAGGGGTTTGGGGGTGAGGGTCTGGGAGAGGGGGCAGGGGCCGGTGGTCCCTGGCCCCCTCTCCCGGCTAATCTTCCTGCGCGGCAGGGGGTGAACTGCCCCCGGCTTGCCTTCCTCCCATATGGCGATGACCGGCGGCTTGGCTTACATTCTCCTGTGGTTTCCCGAGCGCACCCAGACCTTCATCCGGGAGGAGGTGGCCACCGTGGCCGCTAACGCTCTGCCGGTGCGGGTCTATACCCTTTACGGCCCTCAGCGGGGCGCCCCGCCAGCCCCTCCGGTGCCCGTCACCCGGCTGGGGATGACGGCGGCGGGCACTCTCCTTCGCCATCTGGCCGGTATCCGTCGGGAATGCGGCCCTGACGCCCCAGGCTGCCTCGCCCGGGTGCTTTTCCGGCGCTGGCGCAGTCTGGAGACTGCCGGCGAAGCCCTGTGGGCGGTGCTGGCAGGGGTGTATCTGGCCAAGCGCATTCAGGCGGAGGGAGTCGCTCATATCCACGCGCCTTGGGCCGACGGGCCGGCCACCGCCGCCTGGGTGGCCTCGGAGCTCAGCGGCATCCCTTTCAGCTTTGCCGCCCACGCCCAGGATATCTTCCCGCCGGACGGGGCCCTGACAGAAAAACTGCAGGCCGCGGCCTGGGTGCGCACCGTCTCCCGGTTCAACCGGGACTATCTGGCGGGCCTCTGCCCCCCTACGGCAAAGAAAATCCTGAACATTCCCGTGGGGGTGCCCCTGCCGGCCCTGGACCCGACGCCCCCAAAACGCGCCCCCGGGCCTTTCCGGCTGCTCTCCGTGGGGCGCCTGGTGGACAAAAAGGGCTACCCGGTACTCCTGGCAGCCTGTCGCCTCCTCGAGGAGCAGGGCCTGGCCGTGCGCCTGACCCTGGCCGGGGACGGCCCCCGGCGCCGGGCCCTGGAAAGGCAGGCCCATGCCCTGGGCCTGCAGGTGACCTTCCTGGGGCATGTGCCCCACCGCGAGGTGCCCCGCCTGTACCGGGAGGCGGACCTCTTTATCCTCCCCTGCCGGGTGGACTCCCGGGGGGACCGGGACGCCACCCCCACCGTGCTCAAAGAGGCCCTGGCCCTGGAGGTCCCGGTGGTGAGCACGTCGGTTTCCGGCGTTCCGGAGCTGGTTATTCCCGGCGAGACGGGCTGGCTGGTGCCGCCGGAAGATCCCGCGGCGCTGGCCGCGGCCATCCGGGAGGCCCTGGCCGACCCCGCCGAGGCCCGCCGCCGGGCCAAAGCCGGCCGGGAGCTGGTGGCCCGGGAGTTCAATGCCCGGGTGAATTACGCCCGTCTGGCGGCCTGCTTCCGGGCCAGCCTGGCCGGTCTGAACCCCGGGGAGAACTCCAACTGGCAGGAGGAGGCGAGGTGAATCAGCCAAGGGAAGTGGCATCCCTGGGCCAGAAATCTCTGGGGTCTCAGTGACAGGAACCTGATATGGTATGGGCCTGCGCGGCGGCCATGCTCCTCACCCTGGGCCCCCTGGCGGCCCTCATCCTTCTAGGCGCCGGTCGCCTGGCCCGGAGTCTTGGGGAACCCCCGCCCCCTAGCGCCCCCTGGCCCCGCCTGAGCCTCATTGTGCCGGTGGCGGGCCCCCCCGAGGGCCTGGCCGCCGAGCTCACCACTCTCCTCACCCAGGATTACCCCGACTACGAGGTCCTGGTCGTCACCGCCCGCCTCGACGAGCCTGGGGTGCCACTGATCCAGGAGTTGATGCGGCGTTTTCGGCATCTGCGCCATGTGGTGAGCGGCCCAGCCCGGAGCTGCGGCCAGAAAAACCATAACCTCCTGGCCGGGCTCGGGCTTGCCGATCCCCGCTCCCCGGTGATTGCCTTCTGCGACCGGGGGCGCCTGGCCCCTCCGGATTTCCTGCGCCATCTGGTGGCCCCTCTTCTTGCAGGCGCCCAGGTGGCCAGCGGCTATCATCGCCTCCACCCCGACAAGCCCTGCCTCGCCGCTCTGGCCCGGGCCGCGGTGGTCCTGATGCTCCGCCTCACCCGGGAATTCCCCGTCCTGATGCAGCCCTGGGGCGGCGCCACCGCCCTGCGAGGGGAGCTTTTCACCAGCCTGGGCATCCCGGCCCTGTGGGCCAGGACCGTGGTGGACGACGTCTCCCTGGCCGCCCGGCTGAAGAAGTGCCGGGTGCCCGTGGTGTCCGCCCCCGGCGCCCTCCTGACCACCCCCGCGGCGCCTGAAACCTGGGGGCAGGCG
The DNA window shown above is from Desulfobaccales bacterium and carries:
- a CDS encoding 2-amino-3,7-dideoxy-D-threo-hept-6-ulosonate synthase — translated: MIGKLIRMERIMNRETGRTVIVPMDHGVTVGPIEGLIDMKTTVNAVASGGANAIVIHKGLVEGGHRRRGKDVGLIIHLSGSTVLSPFPNAKTLVCTVEEAIKLGADAVSIHVNIGNGSEKEMLSDLGLVCRHARDWGMPVLAMMYPRGEKIKNEYDAAVIKHVARLGAELGADIIKVSYTGSVESFREVVRGCPVPVVIAGGPKMNSDREILEMVKDSIEAGGAGVSIGRNIFQHRDPARMVGAISLIVHENASVDEALGFLSAVEVGRRAAS
- a CDS encoding glycosyltransferase family 4 protein, translated to MAMTGGLAYILLWFPERTQTFIREEVATVAANALPVRVYTLYGPQRGAPPAPPVPVTRLGMTAAGTLLRHLAGIRRECGPDAPGCLARVLFRRWRSLETAGEALWAVLAGVYLAKRIQAEGVAHIHAPWADGPATAAWVASELSGIPFSFAAHAQDIFPPDGALTEKLQAAAWVRTVSRFNRDYLAGLCPPTAKKILNIPVGVPLPALDPTPPKRAPGPFRLLSVGRLVDKKGYPVLLAACRLLEEQGLAVRLTLAGDGPRRRALERQAHALGLQVTFLGHVPHREVPRLYREADLFILPCRVDSRGDRDATPTVLKEALALEVPVVSTSVSGVPELVIPGETGWLVPPEDPAALAAAIREALADPAEARRRAKAGRELVAREFNARVNYARLAACFRASLAGLNPGENSNWQEEAR
- a CDS encoding 3-dehydroquinate synthase II gives rise to the protein MKKLWVKIDPWDKKLVTTALESGADAVWVPPGKAAEVKALGLITVVAEDGDLVPGRQVAEVTVTSTEDEAEVIRLARELPVIVRTPDWTIIPLENLVAQSGNIFVEVASPEEARTALGVLEKGVDGVVVASRDPSVIKAVARLVKEASPPVALTVARITGLKPLGMGDRVCVDTCSNLGLGEGMLVGNSSGGLFLVHAESLENPYVAPRPFRVNAGPVHAYIRVTGGKTRYLGELKAGDEVLVVRHDGSTRPAVVGRVKVESRPLMLVTAEADGKEFSTILQNAETIRLTRPGGEAVSIVALKPGEEVLAALEEAGRHFGHKVTETITEK
- the pheA gene encoding prephenate dehydratase, producing the protein MTDKERLRAAIDQVDEELLALLNRRQALAQEIGLIKNREGQRTLDFRREEEVLAHLLHKNPGPLTSAALRNIFREIISAAREIQAPLSVAFLGPEATFSHLAALKKFGHATRYRPMATIREVFSEVSKEKYHYGVVPIENSTEGVVNETLDLFAENSLRICGEIYLEISHDLLSRSGQISDVEVIYSHPQALAQCRRWLATHLPDIPVLEVASTGAAAQKAAKNPNSAAIASAFAAPLYDLRVIEKRIEDHPGNVTHFFVIGPDAPGPTGSDKTSIIFAVDDVPGALYHTLRPLAEREINMSRIVSRPMKTEAWRYLFFVDLDGHQADPHVGQALEEIRHLSAWFKLLGSFPKAPGMERLS
- a CDS encoding glycosyltransferase family 2 protein is translated as MVWACAAAMLLTLGPLAALILLGAGRLARSLGEPPPPSAPWPRLSLIVPVAGPPEGLAAELTTLLTQDYPDYEVLVVTARLDEPGVPLIQELMRRFRHLRHVVSGPARSCGQKNHNLLAGLGLADPRSPVIAFCDRGRLAPPDFLRHLVAPLLAGAQVASGYHRLHPDKPCLAALARAAVVLMLRLTREFPVLMQPWGGATALRGELFTSLGIPALWARTVVDDVSLAARLKKCRVPVVSAPGALLTTPAAPETWGQAVAWLTRQWLYLKYYFPGTWLAAGLLVHLTLALTAAVGLQLLMTPLLGVGLETCLAAGYVGALSLLCTRLHRLLQTPVRRGQALLLWPAALLLAAWAHLASGVTHVLRWQGLAYRMGLGGEVRQIWRTDSSDSPAAGSVLGLGGKEGARKT